A segment of the Chthonomonadales bacterium genome:
GGCCAGGAAGAAGCGCACGGTCGGGTGGTCGGCCGGGCCGTTCGGCAGCACGTCCACCAGGCGCGGGACCGCGCGATTCACCGCGACCCAGTCGTCCACCGTGGGCCGGCGGACGCCCGCGGCATGGGCGATAGCGGGCAGATGGAGCAGCAGGTTGGTGGATCCGCCGCAGGCCGCGTGCACCACCATCGCGTTGCGGATGGCGGCCTCCGTGAGGATGTCGCGCACGCGCACGCCGCGATCGGCAAGCGCCATGAGGGCGGCAGCGGTGCGACGGGCGGCGTCCAGCCATATGGGCTGCCCCGACGGCGCGAGCGCGGCGTGGGTGACGGTGAGTCCGAGCGCCTCGGCCACCACCTGCGCTGTGGCGGCGGTGCCGAAGAACTGGCAGCCCCCACCGGGCGTGGCGCAGGCCCGGCAGCCGGCCTCGGCGGCCTCGCGCAGCGTCACCAGGCCGTGGGCGAACCGGGCCCCGAGCGTCTGAGCCTTGCCGGCGTCCTCGCCGCGCTCGGGCGGAAGGGCCACGCCTCCAGGCACGATCGCGCCGGCAAGGTCCGACGAACCGGCCACCGCCATGAGCATGGCCGGGAGCCCCTTGTCGCACGTGGCCACGCCGAGCACACCGCTCCGGTTGGGCAGGGACCGGATCAGCCGGCGCAGCACGATGGCGGCATCGTTGCGGTAGGCCAGCGAGTCCATCATCGCCGGGGTGCCCTGCGAGCGGCCGTCGCACGGGTCGGAGCAGCAGGCGGCGAACGGCAGGCCGCCGCGCGCGGCGATCTCGCGCGCCGCCGCCTCCACGAGCAGGCCCACCTCCCAGTGCCCGGTGTGGTAGCCGAGCGCGATGGGAGCGCCATCCGGCGCGCGCAGGCCGCCCTGCGTGCTGAGCACCAGGAACTCGCGCCGCCCCAGGTCGCGCGCGGGCCAGCCCATGCCCGCGTCCTGCGAGAGGCCGAACAGGTCGCCGCTGGGACGCTCCAGCAGCATCTCGGGCGTGATCGGCAGCACGCCAGCCGGTCCGGGCGCCGTCGTGCGCACGTCGTAGAGCGAGGCGTCGGCGTGAGGGGCGCTCATGCTCGCCCTACCGTCTGGTAATGGCGCAGTCCCTGCGCGAAGGCGGCCAGGTTCTCCCACGGCACGCCGGGCGTCACGGAACTGGAGGTCGCCAGGAACAGGCCCGTCGGCGGGCCGTTTTCCACGAGCCATGCCAACTCGCGCCGCACATCGCTCGGCGTGCCGTAGGGAAGCGTGCGCGTCACGGAGACGCCCGCCATGATGACGAGCGGCTCGCCGCCGCGCGTCCTCATGCGGCAGATGGCCGGGTAGTCCATGCCGTCCTCGTACTGAAAGCCCTGGAAGCCGCCGATCCCGCAGTCGAGCAGGCCCGGCAGCATCGGCATCAGGTTGCCGTCGCAGTGCCAGACCAGGCGGATGCCTGCCCGGCGCAGCGGATCCAGGCAGCGGTCGAAGTGCGGGAACCAGATGCGCTCGAGCGAGCGCAGGCCAACGAGCGGGCCCCGGCTGTCCGCCATGTCGTGATCCAGACGCAGCATCGGGGGCAGGCCGCCCTCCGCGTAGGCGCGAGCGACCGCCGCGTTGTGGCGCAGGGCGAGGTCGGCCTGTAGCGCGAAGTGGCGCTCAACCACCTCGGGATAGAGCGCGTAGGCCGCGAAGTAGTGCGTGTACCCGTAGGCAGGGTAGGCCAGATATGGGAACGAGCCATGGCCGTAGGGGATCTTGAGGACGCCCGGGCCCAACCGCTCCTGAAGCGCCGCCTCGTGGGCCAGGACGGCGCGCGCGATGCCTTCCTCGTCCACGCTGGCCGCGGCGGCCCGCAGCGCCGGGAACGCGCGCGACTCGAGGTGCGACACCACCGCCTCGGGCGAATCGATGACGATGTCATCCAGCGTCACCTGCGCGGCTCCCGTCGTCGCGCCGTGCGCCGCGCCATCGAACCCGGCATCGCCCATCGTGAGCGGGTTCTCGGCGAGGTACTGGTCCACGCTGCAGGTCCCCAGGGCGCGCACCATGGCCACGTAGATGCCGTGCGGGTCGCGCACGTAGGCGCCGGGCGACGCTCCGGCCAGGCGCTCGATGTGGCGGTGCTCCATGATGTTGAAGAAGTGGCCCGGGACACGGCGATCCGGCTCGCCAAGAAGGGTGGACATTGCCAGCCGGGCGGTGGGGGAGTCCGGCACGCGGGCGCGCGCGCTCATCGCGGCGCCAGCGGGCGGGCGCGCGCGCAGGTGGCGGCGAGCGTGGGCTCGCGGCCGATCACGCGCGCCCTCTGATGGTCGGCGGCGGAACGCATGGCGGGACACTCCCGAGGCAGGCTGCGTGGGGGCGCGCCGCGCTGCGGCCAATCGGCGTGTGCGGCCGGAATGCGGCCCGGCTCGGCGGTTGCGCGGCTCGCGCCCCACGCCGCTCTGTTCGGCGGCGGGGCGGCGCATTCCCCCTGCCGCCGGGGCGACGAAGCGGCGATGAGGCCACGCGGAGAGAGAGAGCGTCCTCCGCGGCGCTCGGCGGCCGGAGGAGAGCGCCCGAGGTCCGGCGAACAGACGGCGGGACCGGCCCGCTCGCGTGTTGGACCCGGTCCCGCGCAGGCGGCCCGGCCGCCGCGTCTCCCGCGTTCAAGGAGCCCCGCCGATGCGACCCATCTCCAGCGGCCTCGTGGCCGGCGCCCTCTGCATTTCCATTGTGGCCGCGGGGCGCCAGCAGCCCACTCCCCTCTCGACCGGCAAGCTGATCACGCCGCAGGGTCGACAGACACCCGTGGGCAGCTTCCCCGCGAACATGGCGCTCAGCCCCGATGGCCGCTACGTTGTGGTCACCAACACCGGCTTCCGCCAGTTCCTCTCCGTCCTCAGCGCCGCCGACGGCAGCCTCGTGTCACAGACGGAGGTGGGGGGCGCGCGCGCCGGCCAACGGCAGGGGCTCTACTACGGGCTCGCCTTCGGGCCCGCCGAGCCAGACGGCGCCACGCTCTATGCCTCACGCGGCGGCGAGGAGCAGGTGGCTGTCTACCGGCTCGACGCCTCCGGACGCCTGACCGACACGGGCCGCCGGCTGGAGAGCAAACTGAACGTTCCGGACCGACGGCTGCGCAACGTGGTGGCAGGGATCGCGCTGAGCGGGGACGGCCGCCGCCTGTTCGTGGCCGACAACAACACGCACGCGTTCACCGAGATGCGAGGCTCCGTCACGGAGATCGACACGGAGACCGGCCAGCAGAGGGCGCGCGTGAAGCTGCCGGGGTTCCCCTTCGCGGTGGCGGCGCTCACGCGCGGCCCGGAGGCGGGCGGCAAGGTCTACGTGTCGAGCGAGCGCGACGGCGTGCTAACCGTCGTAGACCCCGGTGGCGCGCGCAAGCCGCGCGACGTCCGCGTCGGCTCGCACCCGATCGGGCTGCTGCTCGACCACGAGCAGGCGCGGCTCTTCGTGGCCAACGCCGCAAGCGACACGGTGAGCATCGTCCGCACATCCGACGACCGCGTGCAAGCAACCGTGCTCCTCCGCCCGGACGACCTTCGCGGCCTGCCGGGCGCCACGCCCACGGGCCTGGCGCTCTCGCCCGACGAGACCCGTCTGTATGTGACGCTGGCCGACATGAACGCGCTGGCCGTCGTGGAGCTTCCCGCGGGCAAGCTGCTCGGCTACGTGCCGGTCGGCTGGTACCCCACCGCTGTCGTCGTCTCGCCGGACGGCTCGCGCCTTTTCGTGGCCAACGCCAAGGGCATCGCCGAGCGCAATCCGAACGCGCGGGCGGCCGGTCCCGACGGCCGCTGGGGTCAGTACATCGAGAACATCATCGAGGGCACGGTCTCCACGGTCGAGACGCCCTCGCCCGAGCAGCTGCGCGCGCTGACGGCGCGCACGATCGCCAACAACCGAATCGCGGCGGCCCGCGCCACGCGACTGCGCAACCCGGGTATCAAGCACGTCATCTACGTCATCAAGGAGAACCGCACCTACGACCAGGTGTTCGGCGACATGGCGCAGGGCAACGGCGACCCGTCGGTGTGCATGTTCCCGCGAGAGGTCACGCCGAATCAGCACGCCCTGGCCGAGCGGTTCGGCCTGTTCGACAACTTCTACGTGTGCGCGGAGGTCTCTGCCGACGGATGGAACTGGTCGACCTCCGGCATGGCGGGCGAGTACACGGCGCGCAACGCCCCCTACAACTACAGCGGCCGGGGACGGGTGTACGACTTCGAGGGCCAGAACAACGGCTCGCCCGTGGACCTCCTCGGCCTGCCCGACGTGGCGACGGCGCCGTCCGGCTATATCTGGGACCACTGCCTGAAGCACCGCGTGTCCTTCCGCAACTACGGCTTCTTTCTCAGCTCCGCGGGCCCTGGCGACAAGGGCCCGGATGGCAAGCCGCTCGCGGTCGACAACACGCCGAACAAGCGCGCGCTGGTCGGCCGCACCGACTCGGACTTCCGGCAGTTCGACATGTCCTACGCCGACAGCGAGGCGTGGCTGGTTCATGGGGTCAGCGCGCCCCGCCAGATGAAGGCGTACGGGAGCCATGCGGCCCCGAGCCGCTTCACCGAGTGGAAGCGCGAGTTCGACGGCTATGTGCGCCGCGGCGACTTGCCGCGCTTCGTGATGGTCCGCCTGCCGCGCAACCACACCGCGGGCACCTCTCCCGGCCAGAGCTCGCCGCGCGCCATGGCGGCCGACAACGACTACGCGGTCGGGCAACTCGTGGAGGCCGTGAGCAAGAGCCCGTTCTGGCGCTCCACGGCCATCTTCGTGGTGGAGGATGACGCGCAGAACGGCTTCGACCACGTGGACGCGCACCGCTCGTGCGTTCTGGTCATCAGTCCCTTCGTGAAAGCTGGCGTGCGCAGCGCCTTCTGCAACACGGACAGCGTCCTGCGCACGATGGAGGTGCTCCTCGGCATGCCTCCCATGAACCAGTACGACGCGGTGGCGCCGCCTCTCGACGTGTTCGCGGATCGTCCCGTGAACCTCGGCGGGTACGAGGCGATCGTGCCGGCCAGGAGCATCATCGCCGAGGTGAACCGCCCCACGGCGTACCGCGCGCGCGACAGCGCCCGCCTGAACTTTCGCGATCCGGATTCGGTGCCCGACGAGCTGCTCAACGACATCCTCTGGCACGCCGTGATGGGGCGCCGCGCGCCGAAGCCGCCGATCCGCTACACGCTGCGCTCGGCCAGACCTTGACCGGTGGCGCGCTGAGGGCGCATGGCGGCGCCCTCGCGGCACGCGAGGCGCCCGGCGGC
Coding sequences within it:
- a CDS encoding YjhG/YagF family D-xylonate dehydratase, whose amino-acid sequence is MSAPHADASLYDVRTTAPGPAGVLPITPEMLLERPSGDLFGLSQDAGMGWPARDLGRREFLVLSTQGGLRAPDGAPIALGYHTGHWEVGLLVEAAAREIAARGGLPFAACCSDPCDGRSQGTPAMMDSLAYRNDAAIVLRRLIRSLPNRSGVLGVATCDKGLPAMLMAVAGSSDLAGAIVPGGVALPPERGEDAGKAQTLGARFAHGLVTLREAAEAGCRACATPGGGCQFFGTAATAQVVAEALGLTVTHAALAPSGQPIWLDAARRTAAALMALADRGVRVRDILTEAAIRNAMVVHAACGGSTNLLLHLPAIAHAAGVRRPTVDDWVAVNRAVPRLVDVLPNGPADHPTVRFFLAGGAPEVMLHLRRMGLLEAGCLTVSGRTLGEELDDWERSERRARLRERLRAADGVDPDEVVMPLERARAAGLAPTLVFPRGNLAPEGSVVKATAIEPALYGPDGVYRHRGPARVFTTERAAVAAIKEPGGLGPGDVLALVGRGPLGAGMEEIYQVTSALKHLPWGRSVAVVTDARFSGVSTGACIGHVGPEALAGGPIGRLLEGDMVEIAIDAVRLAGSIDLVGHGADHFGARHGARVLAGRPPRGDLARDPAMPADTALWAALQACDGGTWGGCVYDAEAIARRLRAPDRA